Below is a window of Cyanobacterium sp. T60_A2020_053 DNA.
TTTCCAGATTAACCGGTAGTAGGTGGAGGGCGCTATTACCAAGGGAAGTGCGCTGGAGAGTTTCAGGAGATGCCGTTGCCACAAAACCATCATTATTGATTTTTTCTACCGTCAAACAAACCCCATCCACTGCGACACTATCACCAATTTCTAAATCTGTTTTGATAATATGACGATAATTTTGCTCAATGACAACATTGAATAAGTCATTTCCTAACGGCATAACTTTGCCCATTCCTTGTATTAATCCTGTAAACATAATGGTATTTTTCTTTTTTTCATTGTATTTCGAGCTTATAACCCGATCATAGAAGATATATATTATCAATTAGTATGCTAAATTAATCATTTAAAAAAGCAGAGAATTACTAAACATGATCATTTTAAATAAAATCATTGACCAGATACCAACTGAAGGCATTAATTTAACCGTTGCTTTAACTGCTGATGAACGACAAAAACCTAAGCAGAAATTAACTAAAGAAAATGTAACCATCAAACTAGATTTAGCAAGGGGAATGGTGATACAGGAAGGAGATATATTGAGCGATGAAATGGAAACTTTTTTAGTACAAATTACAGCTCAACCAGAAAAAGTAATGACAATAATTAGTAATGACAAGTTAGACTTAATGAAGGCTTGTTATCATCTCGGAAATCGACATATTAGCTTAGAAATTAATGATAGATATTTGCGTTTTTCGGCTGATCATGTTTTACAATCTATGTTAATGAAATTAGGTTTAAATGTAATAGAAGAAACAGCGCCTTTTTATCCGGTGACGGGCGCTGATCATCATCACTCCTCACTAGGGTTTGCTGAAAAATTGCAATCGTGAGGTGAAGGGAAAAGGACAAAGGGCAAGGGGCAAAGGTGTTAAGCAGAATGAAACCCAGAAAAAGTGCCAAAAATAGTCTTTTTTCTCTAAAAATACTGTATTTTTTCCATCCCAATCAAAAATTATTGATACAAGTGAACAATTTATGAAAAATAACTATTTGGCTTAATTCTTTAATCTATAAGCATTTCACCTGAAACCTGACACCCGAAGCCTGACACCTCCCCTCACCAAAATACTTTGTCAGCAATCCCTATTTCTAAACATCAATACAAGGATAATCGTGAATACGGCGAATTTTCGCTCCCAGAGACTGTAATTTTTGCTCAATATTCTCATAACCTCGGTCAAGATGCTGTAAACCTTGTACAATGGTTGTACCTTCAGCCGCTAATCCAGCAATGACAAGGGCTGCAGAAGCTCTCAAATCCGTAGCCATCACAGGCGCACCAGAAAGACGAGGCACACCACGCACCATAGCACAATTTCCCTTAACTTTAATATCAGCGCCCATCCTCTGTAATTCAGCCACATGACGAAGACGATTTTCAAAAACTGTTTCAGTGACTAA
It encodes the following:
- the ureE gene encoding urease accessory protein UreE is translated as MIILNKIIDQIPTEGINLTVALTADERQKPKQKLTKENVTIKLDLARGMVIQEGDILSDEMETFLVQITAQPEKVMTIISNDKLDLMKACYHLGNRHISLEINDRYLRFSADHVLQSMLMKLGLNVIEETAPFYPVTGADHHHSSLGFAEKLQS